The DNA region TTGAATATTCCTTGAAAATCAGTTGATAAATTGTATAACCCTTAAAGGTTGACCACCGTGGAGCTGATTCGTCAGCAGGAGGGTCCCAAATCCTCGGTTCGCCTGCAGGTGGCTGCCGTTTCCTGTGACGAATGTGGCGCCATTCCCTGGGACGAATTGCAGGTACACTTTTCCGACGGTTTCCATTTGCTTTTGCTGGAATCTTTTTAGTTCCTTGTCTTTCATTTGTTTTCTGTTTGATTTGTAAATATGAAAACAACCTTAATTCAATGGTTATTCTTTAGTTCCCCTAAAGATTTTGCTCAATTCAATGTTTTGCGCTTAACTTTCTGCATGTTTCGATATCTTTTATCTGAACATTTTCTTATATGAGTCACTGTTAAAGTTTCTATATTTTCCAATCTGTTGGGGAATCCCCCAAAGTGTTTATTTAAAGCAAAGTTCTGTAAGATAACTTGTCATATAATCATTTTCTCATTATATTTTCTCTCTTCTCtcttaaaacaaatattaaatatactcaAAATCAATCTCAATGTGTGCTAAtcgaaaccaaaaacaaattcaaaaccAATTATTGTGCTTAACTCTTTATAATCAACATGAAACGAACACTTGTAAATTGATAAATGACAATCCTTACATGACACAACTTTCAACAACTACAACCAACAACAATCACCAACTACAACAACCAAACAACACTCCAACAAAAAATAGATCGCGCATCAAGCAAACAAGGtataaaatgtacaaaaattgaaattcttAACTTAATTAATTGCTTaagattataattattatttgacGCTTTGTATATACTATCTCGAAATTATGATTTATTAACATAATTTAATGGTTTTTGGTGCGACCTTTTTCCTTTCATTGTAGTGGACTTTTGGCTTGTTCGCAAACGCATTTTGGCGTTCTTGGCCTCTAGTTGAGTAGTTAATATATAGCTTGTCCAGGGTCGTTCATAGCTGGTAGCCACTGTGAATACCCCCCGGAATTACTTTGATCAAGCATTCTGCCTTTGTAGCAATCGAGAGGCTCTTGCGGAACTCGTTTGGAAATGGTTTACTCGTTCGAATGTTATTTTTGAGCATGTGATGCCGGTTAGACGAAGCTATCTCCAAATATTTGCTAGATCTTCCCACACAATAATTACATGTCTAGATCCCCCCACCTGAATTCCATtttagtttataattttcttGGTATTTGCTTTGTTGATGACTTATGATTTGCAACGAATTGGTTACCTCTGACATAGAAGTTTTTTTAAACTGCATAGGTAAATGCGGTCGAAAGAAGTACAGTAGAACAATAAGTACAGCACTCACTGACCTAGAACATTGGCGTCAAATACCACCGACTAACTACTGTACTGGTAAAACTAACAATATAACTAAAAACACCCGCTTCTTTAACAAAAAGGAACATTTTTCCATCTTTCCCATAACACCCATAACATCATGACACTTTCAAACCCACTCAACTCAAAAACCACATTGCATGGTGTGTTGCCTCTAGCTTAGCATGTTGTTCTCTAGCTGTTTTCAAAAGTAGCTAATCACGGTTTTATTGAGCTTCAATTAAAAGTGTACTGTGATCTTTACCCCTTAAATCAGACCAAGTTTGGAGCGCGTTGCAAAGCCTGGAATCTGGCTCCTTATAATCCAGAGGCTCCACCTTGCATTCGTCTGCGCTTGGAGGAGACTTTGAATATGCCAAAGGATATTGAGGGCATCATTGATCGCAAACGCATTCAGAGGTAAGTAATCAGTTTATTTTAAGTGGATTatgattattttaaaattttattaatacttgtttttgaattttagcTGGATCACTCACCATGCCGAGATTCGTGTGAAAGACATCAACATGGACCTGTCCATGAGCACCGTAATTGGCCTGGGTGATCTGGCCGAGGATGAGGTCATCTCCCCGCCCATGCCTGTAACAGTAAGATAAACCCCATAGGCATGTCTCAATTACAGCTTCTAAAGACCTGCTAATATCTTAGGTAAATCTGGAGAATGTACGCATCAATTTGCTTGAGGACCGTCCACCCGTAAATATTACCTCACCGGGACCAGTGCCCATAAATCTATGCATTGGTCGCATGCATCTGGAGCGTGATAAGAGTGGATTATTAACCATACAGCCTATAGGTGGGATATGACTAAATACCAAATTAAGATTTAACGATCCTTATAGTAATGGCTTTTATATTGCAGATACCAATATGAGTGCCACGCAGCATCAGGCGCTGGGCAGTGCCTTATTTGGAGCCCCTCGAGAAAGGGATCGGGAACTGCTGTCCATGCAGCTGGTGATGCAGCAGATGAAGCTGGACAACGATCAGCTGCGCAGGCAACTAGTGGACTCGAAAGTCAACACGGAGAGCTATAGGTAATATCTAAAATATCATGTAATTCATAAAGTTACTCATCTTTCTATGAATCTTCCTAAAGGCAAAAGAACAAACAGGAGTCTGATGTGCTGCGATCCTATTTGAAAGCTGCTCAGGATGATATAAGCATACTGCTGGAGGAGAAGAAGGCTTTACTGGACACCATTCGTTCCTTGCAGGTAACTCAATTTATGGGGTTCTTTACCTTAAAGAGAGTTTCTCAACGTTTTACTGTCTCTAACTTTGTTGATCGTAATGTTCACCCTAACTTTtcttgctgttgttgttgtgcgTAAAGTTGAAACACGTTAAGCTTAAGAACACCACAAATAATAATGCAAGGATTAAAGGTCAGTCAATGCCCAGCACGCTTGAGCCTTGCCTGCACGCCCTCTCAACTTTTCACACGCGCTATTGCTTTTCTCTTGAAGTTATCCATCCCATCTAAGAGATGACTAAAAATATGCTCTGATTTCTTACAGCTCCAACTGACCTCATCGAATATGAGCCGAAAGAGTGATGGCAACAGGTAGCACAACTGCATGGACTGCATACAATGCTGCGGCGAGAACAACAATGCCTAGCACTAAGCTGATCCCCAGCCAGTATGCCGTTTAGTCAGATGATATAGTCCCTCTTACCCATGACGTCCTCAACATCATCGCCATTCGATTTTGAGTTTAGCAGAAGACTGAGCCGTTCCCGAAAGCGGGCACTTTTCACGTTGCCGTTCGTCATTCTTACTTATACACCGAAGTATCTATATAACTATATAACTATATTTACACATTGTTTTTATCGGTTTTAGGCTGCCACAAGCTTTTGCTATCGTTCCAAAGAatgctttatttttattcgaaATTTTTGGAAGGATTTTTGTGTTGATCTATTGCGTAGCCTTTTTAGAAACAGACTTTTAACTAACCACCAttgttaattattttacaacaaGTTAATCAAAGCGGAAGCTCGAACTATGTACAGTCGTCTCATTGATATTGCGCCTACTCAACATTTTGTATATTATAACTAATCCATAACGATTGGATAGGACATATATAGTTGTGATTCATGATCATATCAAAACTGAACTCTAGTAACTGTATGCATTGCTGTTGTAATCGTGTGTGCTAGCAAAACATTTGGCCAAATTTATTATATCGAACTTTATAGTATTCCCTCGGATGGGATAGACTCATCTGGGGGCTATTGAAATTTGTATTCACGTTCTTATTGCATTCCAATCGACTCGATCATCGTTTGCTACAACTACTAATCAAAACTAAATAAACAATGCATTACAATAATCAAAAGTGTTATAGACATCCTACACGTACGCCTACTAATAAAGAAACTTAAATCAAATGTACCATGTTGAATGAATCAAAAACTCAAGTCAGTAACGCAACGcgtatacaaattttaaattacaatttttcatatttcgaattgtaaatgaaacaaatgtttgtatttgtattataaagattaatattaaactaaaACGATTATTGATTGTTATACATTATACGAAAGTTTTCATCTGTAGCTAGGCGAAATGAAGCATAAAAAATTGAAGTcatattaaatattacaaatatattcAAATGTAAATGTTGGTGATGtgttttattttggttttcagATGTGGGATTGTTGGGGATATTTTAAAGAGGTtgataaaatcatattttaaagaatttcaAGATTTGATTATAAGAACTTAGAGACCCCAGTTCTTATCAACAGAAATTCCTTTTTGTTGAATTTTATGGGTCGTGATGTTTAATTTGTTGAACTGGGATAAAAAGTATCCAAAAAATTAGGATAAATTTCCGtcttatttattaaattttcaaaataacaGTAAAACAAGTGGGTTACTTTTATaagagtttatttttattgaaactTTACGATCATAGCcaactgctgttgctgttgtgtcTCATTCATAGAATTAAATACTTTATAGAGCGCTTCTCTTGCTGTCGTCTCGATCTCTATTCATAGCAAACTTGCTGCACATTTGTGTGGTATTTCTCCTGTTCTTTTTCTTGCGATTACATATGTAAAGTTGCACTAAACTAAAAGAAAAACCCTCGAAAAGTTGCACTTAAAAATTTCGATCTTTCTTCAGGCGATGTCTTTGTTTATCTCACTTACATgttgtatacatatatatatttcaagtGTATTAATTTGCAAAAATATCTATTGGTATATAGTCTGATTTAGAAGAACGCCTAAAACACAGTTATGGGATAAACTGCACatgcacatatgtatgttAGTACGTCTTTATGTGGGGATTCCATCGAAATACGCAATTCAAACGCAAAGTTTCTTCAACAATCaagcaacaaagtgttacagtaaTAATAGTAATGAACATTTAAGCTACAATTGTGGTGACACCTGCCCTATGCCTTTGCCTCAAATAAATTTgcattaaatatttgatttaatttcatGTAAAATGCTTACAAATTAATTGTACAATGTGAAACAAGGCCATTTATGTGTGTAAATGAAGCGGTAAAGCTGCTCGAAATTCTCGATATCTTTCGTTATGATTTATGATTAATGTTTTTGCATTCTCCTCCGGTAACAGGCGCGTGTTTAATGACTTACGGATCAGCTTacttatagtatatatatatatatatttgttgttctttattaaaaatgctagaaaacacaaaaatcattAGTTGTGGATTTTTTTacttcattttttatttgattttttcttgtttgtttttagAGTAATCTTAGTTCTTCTTGTTGTTTTATacaaaaaatcaacaaaatagtaaaactaaaactaaagcaaagaattaatttaaaaaggtTTACATGAAATCTAAGAAAGTTGAATAAATCGAAATGATGATATTTGACTTCAATCGAAAATAGCTGGAAAACtcataaaaacttttaattgcATTGCTGCGTCTATATAATCGTTTACTTCTTAATCTCCCTCACTTTTGATGTTTTttcatttgtttgtttgtttgtttgttgcttCGTTCGTTAAAAACTTAAAGACACTTGGACAATGTTTGAAACTGCTACGAGTTGTTGGTTGATAAGttgtttttttgggtttctttaaatttgatttacaATTATCGATTGATGTAGATTGCAATTATACAATTAATATGTAAACATTGCTagatttgttatttatttaatgccTGGATGAATATTAAAACCATTCAAAATAAtgcttaataaataaataaacatgttTTTATTGTGGTTGTTTCTGTAGCTAGTGCGGGTTCTTTACTTGTCCTTGTCAGACTCGGCAGCGACCACGGGCTTCTTGTTGCCAATGGGGATGGCCACTCGGATCCTGAAAGGGATTTAGGGATTTAGTAAATATCTTTAAGGATTTTAGTGAGAGAGTCAATCTTACTTGTCGGTGATTTCTGTCAATTTGCTGCGCACCAGATCCAAGTAGGTGTCGATCGATTGCTTGTTGTTCTCGTAGACCTTGGGCAAGGTAAACAGCGAGACAAAGGCTAGACAAATACATTTATCAGTTTAAATTCCAATGGGGCTGGGGTAATCCTCGACTTACCCAAGATGACCAGAGTCATGCCGTTGAACCAGGCACCCACGTAGGTGAAGACCCACAGAATGACGCCAAACTTGATCGAATCGATGATATCCTCAACCAGAAACAGGCGCCTCAGCTCCGAGGTGAAGCCATTGATATGTGCCACAGCCACGCCGGCAATGTTCTGCACCTTGTCCTGCGACAGCGTGAGGTCCAGCTCCAGGTATTCCCTGATTTCAAAATGGTATAATGTTAGTTATCTGTTTGTAAAGTACTTTAGTTAGCTATCAACTCACTTGAAGGGGTGTCCCTCGTTCGTCTTTTGCACGGCCTGTGTGACTGATTTGTAGATTCTGAAGGCCACGGTGCCGAAAAGAGCCAGCAGCGACAAGTAGGCGAACACACTGATCACCGAGAAGCTGGAGATGGCCACCAATGTGATCAGGCCGGCGCCGAAAACAATGCCGGATTTCTTCACATCACGCCAGTAGATAAGGGATTCCACTGGAAAGAAGACCAAATGGTTCAATTAGCTGCTGATTTTGAAAcatcaaattatatttttcattCCCAATTTATAACCCTCATAAACTGTGAAAAGAGGCAAGATATATTGGACTGAAAATACGAAagtatacacacacacacaccccaAGTCTCTCGCACGCATTTACATATATATCTTTTCGGATGGCGGCAATTATGCAATCTATGAGATAAATAGATGAAATGGATTCGAGCAGCGCGGTCACATTTGCTAGGTTGGTAATTATCATAAGCATTTGTTCAGAACAGCATGCAACTAATCTTTGCATTATATTGAAAACCTTAGCACCCCCTTCTTCTTAATTTCTTTTTCCCGATTCACCACTCACACAATTCGCTCGACATTTCGGGTTTTTCCTACGGATCGTTCGCGGTGCTACGTTTGACTTTCGTTGCCAAGTTCTACACACTAGAGAAATATTATTTAGCGTCTGCTGGCCGGGGGCAGAACATATAAGAATACGGCTAGAAGAAGAGTTCAAATTTTCCGGACCCAGCCGGAAAACAAAAGAGAGCCGAAAAAAGAGTGTATGCTTAATGGGAAGAGAAGTGTCTTCGAAGTGGTGAACGGAAATGGAAATGCTTAAGAATCGATTCTCCAGCTCGTGCCGGAATGTATCTCTTGGATTCAGCCGGTGACGTAAACACCTCTGTCCAATCCACTAAATCTCTTGGCCAGCGACTTCGGCTTCTCACTCGCTTTCAGTGGATTCGAACGATAAGAAGTCACTGCCCCTCGTCGGCTGGGTTAACCCAATTAAGATACTAAACCAAACAATAGTTCTATAAATAAATCTCAAGTGTTGAACCCATCGGATTTGCTGGCCTATTGAGAGGTCATTAATTTTAACTGATTTATAAGGGTTCTCAGGTAGAAAACTATTGGGGTAATGTCAGTAAGGTGCTGCCAGCAATGAATGATATATGGGCAATACTGATAAGCTACTATTATTTTATGGTACAATGGGTTGGGGAATATAATAAAGGGTTATATATACATAGTAATCCTACTAAACGGTAAGttgttgtttaaatattttcagatTTTAAATCTTGAAATGAGCATTAAATTGGTCCCAATAGTCCCAATTTTTAGTCATACAACTATCATATAGTCAAAAATCCACTTGGTTCCTCTCTCTAGAATACACCTGAACAAATAAGAGACAACTTTAAACAAAACTCGCTGGGTAAACTAGTTTTCGACTGGGAAACGGATTCCAATTTGTCCAAAGTTGCCAGGCCAGACACGATCCGAAGGGGGTATTATGTAAATATGGGGGAAATAAATTAGAAAGGAGACAATAGTGATGAGATGGCAGTGTGTCTCAGACCCTAAACTGGGTTAAAAACTCTGAGAAAGCTCTCTCGTGGGAGAAAGTTTCCAAGGTATCAATTGAATCGAAGAGTTCGTTACAATTGCAACTCGAATCCCGCTGAAGAGATGTGATGATGGGGGAactggtttggtttggtttgccTTGAAACCCGTTTTGGTCGAAAGTGAAGTGCAGCCCCATCGGGACAGAAGAACACGAAAATGTGGTAGTGAGAAATCATtacgaaaaataaaagaaaacagaTAAGACTGACTGGGGCTGATAACATACTTAGTACCTGCAATGTCTACACTtgtttaataattaaatttaaaattgccAATGCAAGCTGGAATTATGATGATAGgcgaaaattttgtttttgctggTTGCCAAGGCACACGGTTCAACACAACGTGgcagaaaataaatatgtacccAAAATTAGCACGGTCTAGAATGGtaaacgaaacaaaaaaaaattggataGTAAGACTGGATTCGGTGAGGTTTGCTTTTTGGTTATACAAATTTTGGTTAAATATTCTGGCCACGTTGgccatgatgatgatgatattCTGCTGCTGACGTTGGCAGCAATCACAGCCGTATGCtccacaaataatttttattccaCGACCCCGCCAAGATAAGAACCTCGACTGCTTTGTTTTTGGGGTTTAAGACCCCAAAGTGGACAACGTGGACCAGGTGATAAGGCCGCCAGATTTCTTTTCTCTTATGGTACCTATAGCACTGAGTATTACCTGGTCCGCGTTCGGGAAGCGGCTGGAAATTGCCGTTGGAATTGTTGCGTGAGTAGCGCTTGCTGCCGCCTGCCATTCTTAAtgtgtgtttttttatattcgaTTTAAAACCGTTGGCTAGCTTGGCGCCAAAATGTATGCAAAGCGGGTGGTTGTTTTGCGTGTCTAGGCTTAATTACAGCACTAAAGTTAGTCAGTCAGCTAGTTGGGGGCTACACAAACACGCACGACGATTCGGCCGACCGTCTGAATCGAGCGCAGCAAAAG from Drosophila subpulchrella strain 33 F10 #4 breed RU33 chromosome 2L, RU_Dsub_v1.1 Primary Assembly, whole genome shotgun sequence includes:
- the LOC119547386 gene encoding reticulon-1-A isoform X5; protein product: MSAIGETGQNGVCKHRPLICSILDPMESLIYWRDVKKSGIVFGAGLITLVAISSFSVISVFAYLSLLALFGTVAFRIYKSVTQAVQKTNEGHPFKEYLELDLTLSQDKVQNIAGVAVAHINGFTSELRRLFLVEDIIDSIKFGVILWVFTYVGAWFNGMTLVILAFVSLFTLPKVYENNKQSIDTYLDLVRSKLTEITDKIRVAIPIGNKKPVVAAESDKDK
- the LOC119547386 gene encoding reticulon-1-A isoform X3, with product MSAIGETGQNGVCKHRPLICSILDPNAWFKPERLHPQVESLIYWRDVKKSGIVFGAGLITLVAISSFSVISVFAYLSLLALFGTVAFRIYKSVTQAVQKTNEGHPFKEYLELDLTLSQDKVQNIAGVAVAHINGFTSELRRLFLVEDIIDSIKFGVILWVFTYVGAWFNGMTLVILAFVSLFTLPKVYENNKQSIDTYLDLVRSKLTEITDKIRVAIPIGNKKPVVAAESDKDK
- the LOC119547386 gene encoding reticulon-1-A isoform X4 translates to MAAGLETLQGLLQSLGELKDLPLNRESLESLIYWRDVKKSGIVFGAGLITLVAISSFSVISVFAYLSLLALFGTVAFRIYKSVTQAVQKTNEGHPFKEYLELDLTLSQDKVQNIAGVAVAHINGFTSELRRLFLVEDIIDSIKFGVILWVFTYVGAWFNGMTLVILAFVSLFTLPKVYENNKQSIDTYLDLVRSKLTEITDKIRVAIPIGNKKPVVAAESDKDK
- the LOC119547386 gene encoding reticulon-1-A isoform X6 is translated as MAGGSKRYSRNNSNGNFQPLPERGPVESLIYWRDVKKSGIVFGAGLITLVAISSFSVISVFAYLSLLALFGTVAFRIYKSVTQAVQKTNEGHPFKEYLELDLTLSQDKVQNIAGVAVAHINGFTSELRRLFLVEDIIDSIKFGVILWVFTYVGAWFNGMTLVILAFVSLFTLPKVYENNKQSIDTYLDLVRSKLTEITDKIRVAIPIGNKKPVVAAESDKDK
- the LOC119547386 gene encoding reticulon-1-A isoform X7 — encoded protein: MSSELLESLIYWRDVKKSGIVFGAGLITLVAISSFSVISVFAYLSLLALFGTVAFRIYKSVTQAVQKTNEGHPFKEYLELDLTLSQDKVQNIAGVAVAHINGFTSELRRLFLVEDIIDSIKFGVILWVFTYVGAWFNGMTLVILAFVSLFTLPKVYENNKQSIDTYLDLVRSKLTEITDKIRVAIPIGNKKPVVAAESDKDK